The DNA window GTCAGATAAGATTCTAATTCTATCAAAGAGAACAGGCAGTGAAAAAAGTGAGAAAGGAGGAAAATAGAAGCACAAGAAATTAGATGGCTAAATGGTAAAATAAatcgaaaattaaattatagaaCCTGACATGATTAGCACAATTTAACAATACTCTCCTATTTCAGGACTAACATGACTAAACCAAGCTGTTATCCAAAATTTCAAGGCCCTGCACATTTATCTATCTCAATTTTCATCTAGTGGAGGAATAACGTTGTATCCCAAAACGATACCCTAAACCAAGAATCGATTTTAAATTGCAGCTGCAGTCACAGGTGCAGTTCTCTTATGATATGAAAAATTGTACCAAATGCAGCTGCAACTGCCGCTGTGCAATATTGTGGCAGCGATTATGGTAACAAGCCCTTGAATGCAACAGAAGATAAGCAAATATTATGAGGAATGGTATATGAAAATGCAATCAAAAAAGGGAAATTGGAGAGAAGGAAATGATATTATTACCTTCAATGAGAATTCCCATTATAAGGGCTTCGGTCCCCGTAGTGGGATACTTCAATTTCCTAGCCTCCAACTCTCCCATCGCGAATGACTTTATAGCCTTCCCAGACCATCTCCTCTCATCAAAACACAACCAACCAAACAATGccaatcaaaataaatataaaaataatagtggGTTATATTTGGAGATACTCACTTGGGAACGTTGTCAACCGAAGAAACTCGCTCTGGATTTCTGCACAACAAATCTGAACAACTCGATAACTTGGAGAATTGGGGAGAAccgaagagaagaaagagagaaagggcTTACGCGGTGGGGAGGCTGAAGGAGATGGCGGTGGAAGCGAGAGGGTGGCGCCGGCGATTGGTGTTGCAACAAGACACGAATTGAGGTGTTAGGGTGCAAGGCTGAACGCAGAATAGCTTGGCGCCGAGAAACGAGCGCTTCAGTGGTCTCGGCGTAATCGCCCGAGCTGAAAGTTCTCTGTAATGGAGTTTATTCTGACGTGGCAGATTGGTTGCCAGAACTTTCGAGAAGGAGTGCGCAGTAGCattagcagcagcagcagccgCCATTTCTTCTATTTCAGTTGCTGCGAACACTCACCTTGATGATAGATAGAAAGTTGAATTCTTTTCTGTTTTCCTTTTGGCAGTTGAAAATAGAAACACAAGTACACAACCCCCCATACGGCGTCGTATATAGAAACATCAACTCAGACAGTCAAACCTCACCCTTTCTTCTTATATTTTTGGAGACTTCCTGTGTATGGAAATTGGGCTAA is part of the Arachis duranensis cultivar V14167 chromosome 1, aradu.V14167.gnm2.J7QH, whole genome shotgun sequence genome and encodes:
- the LOC107494123 gene encoding ATP-dependent Clp protease ATP-binding subunit CLPT2, chloroplastic isoform X1, with amino-acid sequence MAAAAAANATAHSFSKVLATNLPRQNKLHYRELSARAITPRPLKRSFLGAKLFCVQPCTLTPQFVSCCNTNRRRHPLASTAISFSLPTANPERVSSVDNVPKRWSGKAIKSFAMGELEARKLKYPTTGTEALIMGILIEGTNVAAKFLRANGITLFKVRDETVKLLGKADRFFFSPEHPPLTEEAQRALDWAVDEKLKSGDGGEITTAHILLGVWSEVESPGHKILSILGFNDEIAKELQSLISKPSFKDD
- the LOC107494123 gene encoding ATP-dependent Clp protease ATP-binding subunit CLPT2, chloroplastic isoform X2 — protein: MAAAAAANATAHSFSKVLATNLPRQNKLHYRELSARAITPRPLKRSFLGAKLFCVQPCTLTPQFVSCCNTNRRRHPLASTAISFSLPTANPERVSSVDNVPKWSGKAIKSFAMGELEARKLKYPTTGTEALIMGILIEGTNVAAKFLRANGITLFKVRDETVKLLGKADRFFFSPEHPPLTEEAQRALDWAVDEKLKSGDGGEITTAHILLGVWSEVESPGHKILSILGFNDEIAKELQSLISKPSFKDD